ttatatatttacattctATTTCATTAAGGTGAAAGGTATGTATTCTTACAAAAGGATGTCCCTAAAAAAATGAAACgcaataaattaataaagcCCAAAATTTACTTTCtcgaaccaaaaaaatatttaatttttgaaataagtagttctaaacaataaaaaatatcacaatagaaaaaaaaattgaaaagaacaTCTTAAGTTAATAAAACTTACAAgaattataaaatgtttaattattttagaaatataaatcaacaatatATAGTTTGTAAGTCATATAATATctattttcaatattattaGCGTCTCCActctaaatttttaattcatttataatttatattttttaaaatggatatatatgaattatatataatcaaatagtaatataataggttaaattaaattaaaatttatataagaatacccgggcgtagcccgggaaAACCACTAGTTTATAATAATCAAACCTTTGATTTGAAGGGGGAGggagaataaagttaaaatcAATGATCTTCTAAGCTTTAAAGGTGGATTTAAAGTGGGCCTTAAATGGGCCCGgatctaaatttgaattaaagagAGACTACTGGATCCACCCACCATTAACgtgccttcttcttcttcttcttcttcttcttcttcttcttcttctactctgTCTTCCCCATCATCGGTTCCGACGAGTCACATCACTCGAAAATCTGAGAAATAAAGGGGCTCCCGCGATCAAGCTCTTCGTTTCGAACCCTAATTTTTCAGGGAAAGCAAAGGGAAAAAAAATGGTGGGTAATAACAACTCGTTGGCGGGTCTACAAGATCACTTGAAATTAGCGAGAGAATACGCACTAGAAGGTTCCTATGACACCTCAATCATCTTCTTCGATGGCGCCATTGCTCAGATCAACAAGTAACTCCCAccttttccttctctctctctcttgactCTTCAATCTAACATTTTTATCACCCCCCTCCTTAAGCCCTAGCTACTTCGATTTTGTTCTGGTTAATGGGCCTTTAGTTCCAATCCCTAGAAACTGCATTTGCTCAATGACATTACattattaaatagataaaagaGCAGTCTTTTGAGCAGATACATGACATTAGTAGATAGATAAAGGAGCAGTCTTTTGAGCAGTTACATGTATCTTTATTAAGCTGTTCTGAAGCGATACCACTATACTGTCTTCAGGCATTTAAACAGCCTTGACCATCCTATGTCACGGACGAAATGGATGAACGTCAAAAAGGCGGTAATGGAAGAGACCGAAGTTGTGAAGCAGTTGGATTCAGAGAGGAGAGCGTTTAAAGAAGCTCCCACTGGTCGTCGCCTTCGTCCTTCTTCTCCTCCTATCAAGACTAAGTCCTCCTTTGTCTTTCGGCCCTTGGATGAGTATCCAACTTCATCCTCCGGTGGTGCTCCGTTTGATGATCCTGATGTCTGGAGGCCTCCCACCCGTGACGTCTCTAGCCGAAGACCCGCCAGGGCTGGTCAGAGTGGTATGAGAAAGTCACCTCAAGATGGGGCTTGGGctcgtggtggtggtggtggcccAGCGACACGGACAGCTGCTCCAGCTTCCCGAGGTGGAAGAGGCAGTAAGTCTAGCGCACGCTCTTCCGCTGTAGGAAAGAAAGGAGGAGCTGCCTCCAGATCTACCAAGCCTGAGTCTACTGTATGTTTTATTTACTCCTCCtgccttttttctttttatgtatgTTTTATTATCTACTTAATTGCTAAAAAAACTATTGGCTTTCTTGATGATAATCTAGAATGGGGATGGTGAAGACGGGAAATCGAAAAGGGGATTGTATGAGGGACCTGATGAGGACCTGGCTGCTATGCTTGAAAGGGATGTGTTGGACTCAACTCCTGGTGTCCGTTGGGATGATGTTGCAGGTTTGTCTGAAGCCAAAAGGCTGCTTGAGGAGGCTGTTGTCCTTCCTCTATGGATGCCTGACTACTTTCAGGTACTTTTGTTTCTGCTGCTGCCATATATGGTTGGATGTTGTATTCTTAGGCTCTGGAGCAAACCATATAAGCAATGAAGAGAGTGAAAGTGTCTATTCATCTGTTATGTACTCTCAGTTCTTCTAGTTATGGAGGATGCTTAATTTTGATTGCTCTTCAGGGTATTAGAAGACCGTGGAAAGGAGTTCTCATGTTTGGTCCTCCTGGGACGGGTAAAACTCTGTTGGCAAAAGCAGTTGCAACCGAGTGTGGTACCACCTTCTTCAACGTCTCTTCTGCTACGTTAGCTTCAAAATGGCGTGGAGAGAGTGAGCGGATGGTCAGATGCTTGTTTGATCTTGCCAGGGCCTATGCTCCAAGCACCATTTTTATTGACGAGATCGACTCTCTTTGCAATTCTCGGGGGTAAATATTGTTGTTCACGACACTGAGGTTTGATTACAATACCGAATTGAATGCATTTGTGATTGTGAATGTGTGTATGGATGCAGGGGTTCCGGAGAGCATGAGTCGTCAAGAAGGGTGAAATCAGAACTCCTAGTTCAAGTAGATGGAGTGAGCAATACAGCGACAAATGAAGATGGTAGTCGCAAAATAGTTATGGTGTTAGCAGCTACCAATTTCCCTTGGGACATAGACGAAGCTCTCAGGTTTcctttattcttcttctttcattgttttttttaagcTTGCTCAAGTATAATGAGACTGCTGACTGACTCTTGAGCTCATCATACTCTGCAGGAGGAGGCTGGAAAAGCGTATATACATCCCACTTCCAGATTTAGAAAGTCGCAAGGCTCTTATCAATATCAATCTGAGAACAGTTGAGGTTAGTTGTGATATAAATACTAATAGTATCTTTGTTGGTTCGATGTAGTGTAGCATATGTAATGGGATGggttatgtgtgtgtgtgtgtgtgtgtgtgtgtgtgtgtgtgtgtgtgtgtgtgtgtgtgtgtgtgtgtttcaggTGGCGAGTGATGTGAACATTGAAGATGTGGCAAGGAGAACGGAAGGGTACAGTGGAGATGATCTGACAAACGTGTGCAGGGACGCGTCAATGAACGGGATGAGACGGAAGATAGCCGGGAAAACAAGGGATGAGATCAAGAACATGTCAAAGGACGATATCTCAAACGATCCTGTGGCTATGTGTGATTTCGAAGAGGCCATTAAGAAAGTGCAACCCAGTGTGTCTTCCTCTGACATTGAGAAACACGAGAAGTGGTTCTCTGAGTTTGGATCTGCTTAAACCAACCcactttttttcattttaacaaaacaaactttgttGTCTGAGCTTTGTTGTGcttgtttatattattatctattaatttGCCATTTATCAAACATTATGTTGTTTTGTATTAAGTAAAGgactgtttatttttatttgaatgttCAGAGAGACAAGAGAAGGATTGTAATCAATCATCTACTTGAATAATTAAAACAATACATATGACAAGAAACTTAGAACTTTAAGACCAAACTGAAATGAAAATGAATT
The sequence above is drawn from the Raphanus sativus cultivar WK10039 chromosome 7, ASM80110v3, whole genome shotgun sequence genome and encodes:
- the LOC108817696 gene encoding katanin p60 ATPase-containing subunit A1, with the translated sequence MVGNNNSLAGLQDHLKLAREYALEGSYDTSIIFFDGAIAQINKHLNSLDHPMSRTKWMNVKKAVMEETEVVKQLDSERRAFKEAPTGRRLRPSSPPIKTKSSFVFRPLDEYPTSSSGGAPFDDPDVWRPPTRDVSSRRPARAGQSGMRKSPQDGAWARGGGGGPATRTAAPASRGGRGSKSSARSSAVGKKGGAASRSTKPESTNGDGEDGKSKRGLYEGPDEDLAAMLERDVLDSTPGVRWDDVAGLSEAKRLLEEAVVLPLWMPDYFQGIRRPWKGVLMFGPPGTGKTLLAKAVATECGTTFFNVSSATLASKWRGESERMVRCLFDLARAYAPSTIFIDEIDSLCNSRGGSGEHESSRRVKSELLVQVDGVSNTATNEDGSRKIVMVLAATNFPWDIDEALRRRLEKRIYIPLPDLESRKALININLRTVEVASDVNIEDVARRTEGYSGDDLTNVCRDASMNGMRRKIAGKTRDEIKNMSKDDISNDPVAMCDFEEAIKKVQPSVSSSDIEKHEKWFSEFGSA